In Macadamia integrifolia cultivar HAES 741 chromosome 1, SCU_Mint_v3, whole genome shotgun sequence, a single window of DNA contains:
- the LOC122086275 gene encoding probable UDP-arabinopyranose mutase 5 isoform X1 codes for MSHPIIKDDEVDIVVAAIQPDLTSFLEEWRPIFSRFHLIVVKDPDLQREIKIPEGFNIDLYTNSDMDRVLGSTSILFTGYSCRYFGYLVSRKKYVVAVDDDCVPAKDGRDFLFDAVAQHIYNLRFPATPFFFNTLYDPFQKGADFVRGYPFSLRNGVKCALSSGLWLNLADYDAPTQALKPGERNARYVDAVLTVPLKAMMPLSGINVAFDREVIGSALFPGLRLVGEGKQRWETVEDIWCGMCAKVVCDHLGLGVKSGVPYVWRNDRGDAIDTLKKEWHGMKLMEEVVPFFQSVRLPRTAVAAEDCVLEIAAMVKETLGPKDPLFGQAADAMIEWVRLWKAVASVSPTPGA; via the coding sequence ATGTCTCATCCTATCATCAAGGATGATGAGGTTGATATTGTGGTTGCGGCAATCCAGCCTGATCTTACCTCCTTTTTGGAGGAATGGAGACCTATCTTTTCCCGATTCCACCTAATAGTTGTTAAAGATCCTGACCTCCAAAGGGAAATTAAAATACCAGAAGGTTTTAACATTGATCTGTACACGAACTCTGATATGGATCGAGTTTTGGGCTCTACTTCCATTCTTTTCACTGGTTACTCCTGCCGGTATTTTGGTTATCTTGTCTCCCGGAAAAAGTACGTTGTCGCAGTTGATGATGACTGTGTCCCGGCAAAGGATGGGAGGGACTTTCTATTTGATGCTGTGGCGCAGCATATTTATAACCTGAGATTTCCTGCAACCCCATTCTTCTTCAACACACTGTATGATCCATTCCAAAAGGGTGCAGACTTTGTGCGCGGGTACCCATTCAGCCTGCGGAATGGAGTGAAATGCGCCCTATCATCTGGGCTATGGCTCAATTTGGCAGATTATGATGCTCCTACACAAGCCCTGAAGCCAGGGGAGAGGAATGCTCGATATGTTGATGCTGTATTGACCGTGCCCTTGAAGGCTATGATGCCTTTGAGTGGGATCAATGTAGCTTTTGATCGCGAGGTGATAGGTTCTGCTTTATTCCCAGGTCTGCGGTTGGTGGGGGAGGGCAAGCAGAGGTGGGAAACAGTGGAGGATATATGGTGCGGGATGTGTGCCAAGGTGGTTTGTGATCATCTCGGCCTTGGTGTTAAGAGTGGTGTGCCCTATGTGTGGAGAAATGACAGAGGTGATGCCATAGACACCTTAAAGAAAGAGTGGCATGGGATGAAGCTGATGGAGGAGGTAGTCCCTTTCTTCCAGTCAGTGAGATTGCCGAGGACTGCAGTAGCTGCAGAGGATTGTGTGCTTGAAATTGCGGCAATGGTGAAGGAAACGCTAGGTCCAAAGGATCCTTTGTTTGGACAAGCAGCAGATGCCATGATAGAGTGGGTCCGCCTGTGGAAGGCTGTTGCCTCGGTATCCCCTACCCCTGGAGCATAA
- the LOC122086275 gene encoding probable UDP-arabinopyranose mutase 5 isoform X2 — translation MLIIQHIITPVLPTMRKMSHPIIKDDEVDIVVAAIQPDLTSFLEEWRPIFSRFHLIVVKDPDLQREIKIPEGFNIDLYTNSDMDRVLGSTSILFTGYSCRYFGYLVSRKKYVVAVDDDCVPAKDGRDFLFDAVAQHIYNLRFPATPFFFNTLYDPFQKGADFVRGYPFSLRNGVKCALSSGLWLNLADYDAPTQALKPGERNARYVDAVLTVPLKAMMPLSGINVAFDREVIGSALFPGLRLVGEGKQRWETVEDIWCGMCAKVVCDHLGLGVKSGVPYVWRNDRGDAIDTLKKEWHGMKLMEEVVPFFQSVRLPRTAVAAEDCVLEIAAMVKETLGPKDPLFGQAADAMIEWVRLWKAVASVSPTPGA, via the exons ATGCTTATTATCCAGCATATCATCACTCCTGTCCTCCCTACTA TGAGGAAAATGTCTCATCCTATCATCAAGGATGATGAGGTTGATATTGTGGTTGCGGCAATCCAGCCTGATCTTACCTCCTTTTTGGAGGAATGGAGACCTATCTTTTCCCGATTCCACCTAATAGTTGTTAAAGATCCTGACCTCCAAAGGGAAATTAAAATACCAGAAGGTTTTAACATTGATCTGTACACGAACTCTGATATGGATCGAGTTTTGGGCTCTACTTCCATTCTTTTCACTGGTTACTCCTGCCGGTATTTTGGTTATCTTGTCTCCCGGAAAAAGTACGTTGTCGCAGTTGATGATGACTGTGTCCCGGCAAAGGATGGGAGGGACTTTCTATTTGATGCTGTGGCGCAGCATATTTATAACCTGAGATTTCCTGCAACCCCATTCTTCTTCAACACACTGTATGATCCATTCCAAAAGGGTGCAGACTTTGTGCGCGGGTACCCATTCAGCCTGCGGAATGGAGTGAAATGCGCCCTATCATCTGGGCTATGGCTCAATTTGGCAGATTATGATGCTCCTACACAAGCCCTGAAGCCAGGGGAGAGGAATGCTCGATATGTTGATGCTGTATTGACCGTGCCCTTGAAGGCTATGATGCCTTTGAGTGGGATCAATGTAGCTTTTGATCGCGAGGTGATAGGTTCTGCTTTATTCCCAGGTCTGCGGTTGGTGGGGGAGGGCAAGCAGAGGTGGGAAACAGTGGAGGATATATGGTGCGGGATGTGTGCCAAGGTGGTTTGTGATCATCTCGGCCTTGGTGTTAAGAGTGGTGTGCCCTATGTGTGGAGAAATGACAGAGGTGATGCCATAGACACCTTAAAGAAAGAGTGGCATGGGATGAAGCTGATGGAGGAGGTAGTCCCTTTCTTCCAGTCAGTGAGATTGCCGAGGACTGCAGTAGCTGCAGAGGATTGTGTGCTTGAAATTGCGGCAATGGTGAAGGAAACGCTAGGTCCAAAGGATCCTTTGTTTGGACAAGCAGCAGATGCCATGATAGAGTGGGTCCGCCTGTGGAAGGCTGTTGCCTCGGTATCCCCTACCCCTGGAGCATAA